From a single Terriglobia bacterium genomic region:
- a CDS encoding TrbI/VirB10 family protein yields the protein PENLPQQASASQTAAAAGKRAPEVNIDAAHGRPYVIFEGTSIDTALVNRLDGEFAGPVKVMVTNPVYSRDRQHVLIPEGTFILGDVQKVSGFGQKRLAVVFQRMIMPDGYSVDLDQFHGLDQAGETGLKDKINNHYLEIFGASIALGVIAGAAEAATYGNGYTLSGPSMYEQGVASSLSQSGADVLDRFINIPPTITIREGHRIKVYITQDMLLPAYEDHDMPGVM from the coding sequence CCTGAGAATTTACCGCAGCAGGCTTCTGCTTCGCAAACCGCCGCTGCCGCAGGCAAACGCGCGCCGGAAGTCAACATCGACGCTGCGCATGGCCGCCCCTATGTGATCTTCGAGGGCACCAGCATCGATACGGCCCTGGTCAACCGTCTCGACGGCGAGTTTGCCGGCCCGGTCAAGGTCATGGTGACGAATCCCGTCTACAGCCGGGACCGCCAGCATGTGCTCATCCCCGAAGGGACGTTCATTCTCGGCGATGTTCAGAAGGTCTCCGGCTTTGGGCAGAAGCGTCTTGCCGTCGTCTTCCAGCGGATGATTATGCCGGACGGTTACTCCGTCGATCTCGACCAGTTCCACGGACTCGACCAGGCCGGTGAAACCGGCCTCAAAGATAAGATCAACAACCATTACCTCGAAATCTTCGGCGCAAGCATTGCGCTCGGTGTGATCGCAGGCGCAGCCGAGGCGGCGACGTATGGCAACGGCTACACCCTGAGCGGCCCGTCGATGTACGAACAGGGCGTTGCCTCCAGCCTGTCGCAATCGGGCGCGGACGTACTCGACCGCTTCATCAATATCCCGCCGACCATCACCATCCGTGAGGGCCACCGGATCAAGGTGTACATCACGCAGGACATGCTGCTGCCCGCATACGAGGACCACGACATGCCGGGGGTGATGTGA